In Chloroflexota bacterium, a genomic segment contains:
- a CDS encoding PAS domain S-box protein encodes MPTSRDKPKERKSSKISRPKPTESSELVQALIRCAGTGVYIVQDGKFQYVNPLFQELTGYSEPELLGRYSLDFVYPDDRETVRKKATESLKVGSTLPYEYRFVKKNGEIIWVLEKVTSTEYKGKRATVGSFMDITERKWAEEALLQSQARYRSIVETGGAGVVTGDLNGSINFANEAFCKMLGYSPDELTGKPFADFLHPDDKAIVLEKFAEGLANPETEYQLEFRAIHKDGHIVWIYSSVAPVFYNNVLSAGTAIVFDITERKRLEETIRKSEGRYRTILEEIQDSYFEVNLAGNFTFVNDSMCRTLGYSKEELIGMSYRVFAAKEDIEVLYRDFNRVYRTGETIKGLSYKFIQKNGTIGFGELSISAIKNEKGEVIAFRGIARDVTERVRFVEQLNDLAMHDFLTKLPNRVLLHDRLNVELEHAKRNDTRLAVMMLDLDRFKVVNDTFGHSIGDKLLRAAGERLVVLVRKSDTVARVGGDEFLVLLPQIVKIEDTTKVAKKILGAFRKPFVVDSYQIRVTTSIGIAIYPEDGEDADSLMTNADTAMYWVKEQGRDDYALYSVDKAKIS; translated from the coding sequence ATGCCAACCTCACGAGATAAACCAAAAGAGCGCAAATCATCCAAGATAAGCCGGCCTAAGCCGACTGAGTCAAGCGAGCTTGTTCAAGCCTTGATACGTTGTGCCGGGACAGGGGTTTATATTGTTCAGGATGGGAAATTCCAGTATGTCAATCCCCTGTTTCAGGAACTAACAGGTTATTCGGAGCCAGAATTATTAGGCAGGTATTCTTTGGACTTTGTTTATCCCGATGATAGAGAAACAGTGAGGAAAAAGGCAACAGAAAGCCTAAAGGTTGGAAGTACTCTCCCCTATGAGTACCGGTTTGTAAAGAAGAATGGTGAGATAATTTGGGTTTTGGAAAAGGTTACCTCTACAGAGTACAAAGGTAAACGCGCCACGGTGGGTAGCTTTATGGATATCACTGAGCGCAAGTGGGCGGAAGAGGCATTATTACAGAGTCAAGCCAGATATCGGAGCATTGTTGAAACCGGAGGGGCAGGAGTTGTTACCGGTGACTTGAACGGAAGTATAAACTTTGCGAATGAGGCATTCTGTAAGATGCTTGGTTACTCCCCAGATGAGCTGACAGGAAAACCTTTTGCCGACTTCCTTCATCCTGATGACAAAGCAATTGTGCTGGAGAAGTTCGCAGAAGGTCTGGCAAATCCTGAGACAGAGTATCAATTGGAGTTTAGGGCAATCCATAAGGACGGGCATATTGTCTGGATATACTCTTCAGTAGCGCCGGTTTTTTACAATAACGTCCTATCTGCGGGCACGGCAATTGTCTTCGATATCACTGAGCGCAAGAGGCTTGAGGAGACTATAAGAAAATCAGAAGGGAGATACCGGACTATACTGGAGGAGATTCAAGATAGTTATTTTGAGGTGAATCTAGCTGGCAATTTCACCTTCGTCAATGATTCGATGTGCCGCACCCTGGGATATTCCAAAGAGGAACTGATAGGTATGAGCTACCGAGTTTTTGCGGCTAAGGAAGATATTGAGGTTTTGTATCGAGACTTCAACCGGGTTTATCGCACAGGTGAAACAATTAAAGGTCTCTCCTATAAGTTTATTCAGAAAAATGGCACCATAGGATTTGGTGAACTCTCAATTTCTGCTATAAAGAACGAGAAAGGAGAGGTCATCGCATTTCGTGGCATCGCTCGTGATGTTACTGAACGCGTGCGGTTCGTGGAACAACTCAATGATTTGGCTATGCACGACTTCTTAACCAAATTACCCAATAGGGTGTTGCTACATGATCGTCTCAATGTCGAGTTGGAGCATGCAAAACGAAATGACACCAGGTTGGCCGTAATGATGCTCGATTTGGACCGGTTTAAAGTCGTTAACGATACTTTTGGGCATAGTATCGGTGACAAGTTACTGAGGGCTGCTGGAGAGCGTTTGGTAGTCCTTGTTCGTAAGAGTGATACGGTTGCCCGCGTTGGTGGAGACGAGTTTTTGGTATTGCTGCCACAAATAGTTAAGATAGAAGACACTACTAAGGTTGCCAAAAAGATCTTGGGAGCCTTTCGAAAGCCCTTTGTGGTTGATAGTTATCAGATTCGTGTCACTACCAGCATTGGCATTGCCATCTATCCCGAAGATGGTGAAGATGCTGATTCCTTGATGACTAATGCCGATACCGCGATGTACTGGGTTAAGGAGCAAGGCCGAGATGACTATGCGTTATACTCTGTTGACAAAGCGAAGATCTCGTGA